The following proteins come from a genomic window of Gordonia westfalica:
- a CDS encoding YraN family protein, whose product MSNRRAHIGRLGEDHAADYIESLGWVVLERNWRNRYGELDLIAADSDAPDGSTLVVVEVKTRSGRTYDDPVMAVTPEKLVRMRRLARQWLTTQGRGWSRIRFDVISVRLDGFAPEDPAAVRIRHHRGVYE is encoded by the coding sequence ATGAGCAATCGTCGTGCGCACATCGGCAGGCTGGGGGAGGACCACGCAGCCGACTACATCGAGTCGCTGGGTTGGGTTGTGCTGGAGCGCAACTGGCGCAACCGATATGGCGAACTCGACTTGATCGCAGCCGACTCCGACGCCCCGGACGGCTCGACGCTGGTGGTCGTCGAGGTCAAGACCCGGTCCGGCCGGACCTACGACGATCCGGTCATGGCGGTCACCCCGGAGAAGCTCGTCCGGATGCGGCGATTGGCCCGTCAGTGGCTCACGACGCAGGGGCGCGGGTGGTCACGGATCAGATTCGATGTGATCAGCGTTCGGCTCGACGGATTCGCGCCGGAAGACCCTGCGGCAGTCCGTATCCGCCACCATCGGGGAGTCTACGAGTGA
- a CDS encoding DUF2469 domain-containing protein: MSAEDLEKYETEMELSLYREYKDIVGQFTYVVETERRFYLANAVEMIPRNTDGEVYFELRMSDAWVWDMYRPARFVKQVRVITFKDVNIEELEKPELRLPDEP; encoded by the coding sequence ATGAGTGCTGAGGATCTCGAGAAGTACGAAACCGAGATGGAACTCTCTCTGTACCGCGAGTACAAGGACATTGTCGGGCAGTTCACCTATGTGGTGGAGACCGAGCGGCGCTTCTACCTTGCCAACGCGGTCGAGATGATTCCCCGCAACACCGACGGCGAGGTGTACTTCGAACTGCGGATGAGCGACGCCTGGGTCTGGGACATGTACCGGCCGGCGCGTTTCGTCAAGCAGGTTCGCGTGATCACGTTCAAGGACGTCAACATCGAGGAGCTCGAGAAGCCGGAACTGCGGCTTCCCGACGAGCCCTGA
- a CDS encoding ribonuclease HII, which translates to MSRWPPRSPVRRAAGLRTFEFALHRQGLGPVAGVDEAGRGACAGPLVVAACVLKPTQLASLAELDDSKRLTEKTREVLYRSVTRYAQAWSAVIIDAAEIDRIGIHVANIEGMRRAVAALDVTPGYVLSDGFVVPGLTAPSLPVIGGDGAAACIAAASIIAKVTRDRIMVAMDQDLPGYDFAIHKGYSTALHMSRIDAAGPSPQHRMSYRNVAARVVTSANDNRDRLTG; encoded by the coding sequence ATGAGTCGCTGGCCACCGCGTTCGCCTGTCCGCCGTGCGGCGGGACTGCGGACCTTCGAATTCGCGCTCCACCGGCAGGGCCTCGGTCCGGTCGCGGGCGTCGACGAGGCGGGTCGTGGCGCATGTGCCGGCCCGCTGGTGGTCGCGGCCTGCGTGCTGAAACCGACTCAACTGGCGTCGCTGGCCGAACTCGACGACTCCAAACGCCTCACAGAGAAGACCCGGGAAGTGCTGTACCGCTCGGTGACCCGGTACGCGCAGGCATGGAGCGCGGTCATCATCGATGCCGCCGAGATCGACCGGATCGGCATCCACGTCGCGAACATCGAGGGCATGCGCCGCGCCGTTGCAGCACTCGACGTGACTCCCGGGTATGTGCTGTCCGACGGCTTCGTCGTCCCCGGGCTGACCGCGCCGTCGCTGCCGGTGATCGGAGGAGACGGGGCCGCGGCCTGCATCGCGGCCGCGAGCATCATCGCGAAGGTGACACGGGACCGGATCATGGTCGCGATGGACCAGGACCTACCCGGCTACGATTTCGCGATCCACAAGGGATACAGCACCGCACTACACATGTCCCGCATCGATGCGGCGGGACCGTCACCACAACACCGCATGTCGTACCGTAACGTCGCGGCACGAGTGGTCACCAGCGCAAACGACAACAGGGATAGGCTTACAGGATGA